acaaaccttttcgACCAGCTGCAGCTGCTACTGTCTTGTTGCAGAAAATACGGCCAAACAAGAGCCTGGAGGACTCACCATTCACCTTCAGGACAAAGCCAACATCCCGGCTGTTCCCTGCTGGGTCTTCAACAGTGACCACATAGTATCCGCTGTCCTGCAGCCGCAAGTCCGACAGGCCCATGGAGCCGTTATCGCAGGAGTTCACTCTGGTGCTGTAATCCACAGTGATGTTGGTGAACACCCCCGGCTGCCATGTCCCTATAGAGCGGCTCACCGCTCCTGACATAAAGGTCCATCGTATGGTGGGGACTCCAGAGCACGTCACGTCCACTGAGAAGAAGACATCCTCCTGCACCGACCTGACCAGGTTCCTCTGGGAAGAGTTGACAGAGATCGCTCCAGCTGTGAAAGAAGGTGTGGTAAGGATTTAAATCAGACAACAAGCCCAGATGTGCTCACATGTATTCTTTGTTCAATTCCAGGTTTTTTAGCTCAGAAAGGATCAACTAAGCTTGTTCAAACAGGAGGAGGTCTCACTCATCATCAGGAGGATTAAAAGATTCATGTCAGGATAAAACTGCAACggattttaaaaatatgaacGGAGTGCACAGGTCTTACCCAAAGAGGGTCCAAATTATACATACAAGCTCAAATATATGCAGATAATTGGTCCCTTAGCAAGTTGCACCTTGACCACACATCTGGTTGGAAGATCagcaatattaaaaatattatctggaatatttttgtctttaaataaattaaataaaaatgatgagAATTTTTAAAGAGGTTTTTGGGGTTCATCCTTTAGACAACATTTTACATTAATGGTACATAAATAATAACGTCAATTTTAACA
This genomic window from Girardinichthys multiradiatus isolate DD_20200921_A chromosome 18, DD_fGirMul_XY1, whole genome shotgun sequence contains:
- the LOC124884375 gene encoding V-set and transmembrane domain-containing protein 5, encoding MWRFGLWDVQDVAVLLSIWLYVCHLAGAISVNSSQRNLVRSVQEDVFFSVDVTCSGVPTIRWTFMSGAVSRSIGTWQPGVFTNITVDYSTRVNSCDNGSMGLSDLRLQDSGYYVVTVEDPAGNSRDVGFVLKVNEVLYEDLQYLSVTALALMCVAGLLMLTSWLLHRACRRIKVWGRRQQMPENNATELQPL